One window of the Bradyrhizobium sp. NP1 genome contains the following:
- a CDS encoding adenine phosphoribosyltransferase: MSFDLDLKSSIRTIPDYPKKGILFRDITTLLADARAFRRAVDELVHPWAGSKIDKVAGIEARGFILGGAVAHQVSAGFVPIRKKGKLPHTTVRIAYSLEYGLDEMEMHADAVQAGERVILVDDLIATGGTAEGAVKLLRQIGANVVAACFIIDLPDLGGAAKLRAMDVPVRTLMSFEGH; encoded by the coding sequence ATGAGCTTTGATCTCGATCTGAAGAGCAGCATCCGCACCATTCCGGACTACCCGAAGAAGGGCATCCTGTTTCGCGACATCACGACGCTGCTCGCGGACGCCCGCGCGTTCCGCCGCGCCGTCGACGAGCTGGTGCATCCCTGGGCCGGATCGAAGATCGACAAGGTCGCCGGCATCGAGGCGCGCGGCTTCATCCTGGGCGGCGCGGTGGCGCATCAGGTCTCGGCCGGCTTCGTGCCGATCCGCAAGAAGGGCAAGCTGCCGCACACCACGGTGCGGATCGCCTATTCGCTGGAATACGGCCTCGACGAGATGGAGATGCACGCGGACGCGGTGCAAGCCGGCGAGCGCGTGATCCTGGTCGACGACCTCATTGCCACCGGCGGCACCGCCGAGGGCGCGGTGAAGCTGTTGCGCCAGATCGGCGCCAACGTGGTCGCCGCCTGCTTCATCATCGACCTGCCCGACCTCGGAGGCGCGGCCAAGCTGCGGGCGATGGACGTCCCGGTGCGCACGCTGATGAGTTTTGAAGGGCACTGA
- a CDS encoding LemA family protein, with translation MSSGWIILGIVVVLVLFAFGAYNRLVALSQRVNQAFADIDVQLKQRHDLIPNLVETVKGYAAHERGTLDDVIKARNSAMSAQGPTQVSAAENQLSGALGRLIALSEAYPDLKANANFQQLASELSDLENKIAASRRFFNNAVQEYNTGIQQMPAALFAGMFGFTRKDFFDLGASRTEVETAPSVKF, from the coding sequence ATGTCGTCCGGCTGGATCATCCTCGGCATCGTCGTCGTCCTCGTCCTGTTCGCCTTCGGCGCCTATAACCGCCTGGTCGCACTCAGCCAGCGCGTCAACCAGGCCTTTGCCGACATCGATGTGCAGCTCAAGCAGCGCCACGATCTGATCCCGAACCTGGTCGAGACGGTGAAGGGCTATGCGGCCCATGAGCGCGGCACGCTCGACGACGTGATCAAGGCGCGCAATTCGGCGATGTCGGCGCAAGGACCGACACAGGTGTCCGCCGCCGAGAACCAGCTCTCCGGCGCGCTCGGCCGGCTGATCGCGCTCTCGGAGGCCTATCCCGACCTCAAGGCCAACGCCAACTTCCAGCAGCTCGCCTCCGAGCTCTCCGACCTCGAGAACAAGATCGCGGCGAGCCGCCGCTTCTTCAACAACGCGGTCCAGGAATACAACACCGGCATCCAGCAGATGCCTGCGGCGCTGTTTGCCGGCATGTTCGGCTTCACCCGCAAGGACTTCTTCGACCTCGGCGCGAGCCGCACCGAGGTGGAGACGGCGCCGAGCGTGAAGTTCTAG
- a CDS encoding anthranilate synthase component I, protein MNRTVFSLPARGEYRTRGGLLVKRSVEQFSGGASRLDDLIELLDRRRGVVLSSGTTVPGRYESFDLGFSDPPLVLETAGVNFALTALNERGQVLIAFLGDVISDASVVITERSATRLAGHILRGAAPVEEDQRTRRASVMSLVRDLVAAFSANDDPLLGLFGAFAYDLVFQIEDLVERRAREKDQRDIVLYVPDRLLAYDRATGRGVVLSYDFVWKGRSTEGVSRDTAASVYAKTPRQGFADHAPGEYQATVELARAAFARGDLFEAVPGQLFAEPCERSPAEVFQRLCRINPSPYGALMNLGEGEFLVSASPEMFVRSDGRRVETCPISGTIARGVDAIGDAEQIRQLLNSEKDEFELNMCTDVDRNDKARVCVPGTIKVLARRQIETYSKLFHTVDHVEGMLRPGFDALDAFLTHAWAVTVTGAPKLWAMQFVEDHERSPRRWYAGAIGAVNFDGSINTGLTIRTIRMKDGLAEVRVGATCLFDSDPAAEDRECQVKAAALFQALRGDPAKPLSTFAPDATGSGKQVLLIDHDDSFVHMLADYFRQVGASVTVVRYVHALDMLRQRKWDLLVLSPGPGRPEDFRISGTIEAALEKELPIFGVCLGVQAIGEYFGGQLGQLGQPAHGRPSRVQVRGGRLMHSLPNEIVIGRYHSLYVERDSMPDVLEVTASTEDGVAMAIEHRTLPVAGVQFHPESLMSLSGEVGLRIVENAFRLDVGTN, encoded by the coding sequence ATGAACAGGACAGTCTTTTCGCTGCCAGCCCGGGGCGAGTACCGCACCCGCGGCGGCCTCTTGGTGAAGCGTTCGGTCGAGCAGTTTTCCGGCGGGGCGAGCCGCCTCGATGATCTGATCGAGCTGTTGGACCGCCGCCGCGGCGTGGTGCTGTCCTCGGGCACCACGGTGCCGGGCCGCTATGAGAGCTTCGATCTCGGCTTTTCCGACCCGCCTCTGGTGCTGGAAACCGCCGGCGTCAATTTTGCGCTCACCGCGCTCAATGAGCGCGGGCAGGTGCTGATCGCCTTTCTCGGCGATGTCATCAGCGATGCCAGCGTCGTCATCACCGAGCGCAGCGCCACGCGCCTTGCCGGGCATATCCTGCGCGGCGCCGCGCCGGTCGAGGAAGACCAGCGCACTCGCCGCGCCAGCGTGATGTCGCTGGTGCGCGATCTGGTGGCGGCGTTTTCCGCAAATGACGATCCGCTGCTCGGCCTGTTCGGCGCCTTCGCCTACGATCTCGTGTTCCAGATCGAGGACCTCGTGGAGAGGCGTGCGCGCGAGAAAGATCAGCGCGACATCGTGCTCTATGTGCCCGACCGCCTGCTCGCCTATGACCGCGCCACCGGCCGCGGCGTGGTTCTGAGCTATGATTTTGTCTGGAAGGGCCGCTCGACCGAGGGTGTTTCGCGCGACACCGCCGCCAGCGTCTATGCGAAGACGCCGCGGCAGGGATTTGCCGACCATGCGCCCGGCGAATATCAGGCGACCGTGGAACTGGCGCGGGCCGCGTTCGCGCGCGGCGACCTGTTCGAGGCGGTGCCGGGACAGCTCTTCGCCGAGCCCTGCGAACGGTCGCCGGCCGAGGTGTTTCAAAGGCTGTGCAGGATCAACCCGTCGCCCTATGGCGCGCTGATGAATCTCGGCGAGGGCGAATTCCTGGTCTCGGCCTCGCCCGAGATGTTCGTGCGCTCCGACGGCAGGCGGGTCGAGACCTGCCCGATCTCCGGCACGATCGCGCGCGGGGTCGACGCCATCGGCGACGCCGAGCAGATCCGCCAGCTCCTGAACTCGGAAAAGGACGAGTTCGAGCTCAACATGTGCACCGACGTCGACCGCAACGACAAGGCGCGCGTCTGCGTGCCCGGCACCATCAAGGTGCTGGCGCGGCGGCAGATCGAGACCTACTCGAAGCTGTTTCACACCGTCGACCATGTCGAAGGCATGCTGCGCCCTGGCTTCGATGCGCTCGACGCCTTTCTCACCCATGCCTGGGCGGTCACGGTGACCGGCGCGCCGAAATTATGGGCGATGCAGTTCGTCGAGGATCACGAACGGTCGCCGCGGCGCTGGTATGCCGGCGCGATCGGCGCGGTGAATTTCGACGGCAGCATCAATACGGGGCTCACCATCCGCACCATCCGCATGAAGGATGGCCTGGCCGAGGTGCGGGTCGGCGCGACCTGCCTGTTCGATTCTGATCCGGCCGCCGAGGACCGCGAGTGCCAGGTCAAGGCTGCGGCGCTGTTCCAGGCGCTGCGCGGCGATCCGGCAAAGCCGCTGTCGACCTTCGCGCCCGATGCCACCGGAAGCGGCAAGCAGGTGCTGCTGATCGACCACGACGACAGTTTCGTGCACATGCTGGCCGACTATTTCCGCCAGGTCGGCGCCAGCGTCACGGTGGTCCGATATGTGCATGCACTGGATATGTTGCGGCAAAGAAAGTGGGATCTCTTGGTGCTGTCACCGGGACCGGGCCGCCCCGAGGATTTCAGGATTTCCGGCACCATCGAAGCGGCGCTGGAGAAGGAGCTGCCGATCTTCGGCGTCTGCCTCGGCGTGCAGGCGATCGGCGAGTATTTCGGCGGCCAGCTCGGCCAGCTCGGCCAGCCCGCGCACGGCCGGCCCTCGCGCGTGCAGGTGAGGGGCGGGCGGCTGATGCACAGCCTCCCGAACGAGATCGTGATCGGCCGCTACCATTCGCTCTATGTCGAGCGCGACAGCATGCCCGACGTGCTGGAGGTCACCGCCAGCACCGAGGACGGCGTCGCGATGGCGATCGAGCACAGGACGCTGCCGGTCGCCGGCGTGCAGTTTCACCCGGAATCGCTGATGTCTTTGTCAGGCGAGGTGGGTTTGCGTATTGTCGAAAATGCCTTTCGATTGGACGTGGGGACGAATTGA
- a CDS encoding small ribosomal subunit Rsm22 family protein yields MISPSLPVALKAALDAKLDGVSRNEIAPRAASMSRAYREGSGSTVIRNDADALAYALVRMPATYASITAALDALIEIRPDLAPQSLLDVGAGPGTATWAASQAFASLADFALIDANATLRALALELAQETDRLRGMTYDKGEALALLAKAQGADLVIASYMIGELDEDARNDLAGLLWAKTRDTLVVIEPGTPAGYARIMDLRTRLIASGAHVAAPCPHEHRCPLQPPDWCHFSQRLPRSQAHRQIKGAELPFEDEKFAYVALSRTAPERRLARVLAPPVITKIAVTTKACTADGLAHLSAPRRDKPAYAVARKRRWGDLID; encoded by the coding sequence ATGATTTCCCCCTCCCTGCCCGTAGCGCTGAAGGCCGCGCTCGACGCAAAGCTCGACGGCGTCTCGCGCAACGAGATCGCGCCGCGCGCCGCTTCGATGTCGCGGGCCTACCGCGAAGGGAGCGGCTCGACGGTGATCCGAAACGACGCCGATGCGCTTGCCTATGCGCTGGTGCGGATGCCCGCGACCTACGCCAGCATCACCGCCGCGCTCGACGCGCTCATCGAGATCAGACCCGATCTGGCGCCGCAAAGCCTGCTCGACGTCGGCGCCGGGCCGGGCACCGCGACATGGGCGGCGTCGCAGGCGTTTGCTTCGCTCGCCGATTTCGCGCTGATCGATGCGAATGCCACGCTGCGCGCGCTAGCGCTCGAGCTTGCGCAGGAAACCGATCGGCTGCGCGGCATGACCTACGACAAGGGCGAGGCGCTCGCGCTGCTGGCGAAAGCGCAAGGCGCCGATCTCGTGATCGCGAGCTACATGATCGGCGAGCTGGATGAAGACGCGCGGAACGATCTTGCCGGCTTGCTGTGGGCCAAAACGCGCGACACGCTCGTCGTCATCGAGCCCGGCACGCCCGCGGGCTATGCGCGGATCATGGACTTGCGGACGCGCCTGATCGCCTCCGGCGCTCATGTCGCCGCCCCCTGCCCGCATGAGCATCGCTGCCCGCTTCAGCCGCCGGACTGGTGCCACTTCTCGCAACGCCTGCCGCGCTCGCAGGCTCACCGGCAGATCAAGGGCGCCGAGCTTCCCTTCGAGGATGAAAAGTTCGCCTATGTGGCGCTGTCCAGGACCGCGCCCGAGCGACGCCTGGCGCGCGTGCTCGCGCCGCCCGTGATCACAAAAATCGCGGTGACCACCAAAGCCTGCACGGCGGACGGCCTTGCGCATCTGAGCGCGCCGCGCCGGGACAAGCCCGCCTACGCGGTTGCCCGCAAGCGCCGCTGGGGCGACCTCATCGATTGA
- a CDS encoding M48 family metalloprotease produces the protein MAAYGLYTHIASNKFRSMLLLTGLFVLVYVIVYAGALIIEVLNNGDGSVDYYLRAALRDLIWSLPYATIAAALWIVIAYFFHQSIIDAVTGGEAVTRQQQPRLYNLLENLCISRGIPMPKLKIVDSDALNAFATGLNQRQYAVTVTTGLLNTLSDGEIEAVLGHELTHIRNGDVQMMVVAVIIAGVVGFFGELIFRTFFNFSNYGWYGGGSSWSSSGSSSSSSSSGGSSDRKSSGGAAILIIVIAIALLIVAWFLSQVVKLALSRSREFLADAGSVELTKNPDAMISALRKIEGRGELPGATSAVMELCVDNPREGFADLFATHPSVEARVQALVKYAGGHYEGPLALPMHPEGTPDDRAEQPDTDATPPLPGPWGNRSGGAGQPQGSPPGAPSGPWGDPTGPWGRH, from the coding sequence ATGGCCGCCTACGGTCTCTACACGCATATCGCATCGAACAAGTTCCGTTCGATGCTGCTGCTGACCGGCCTGTTCGTGCTGGTCTATGTGATCGTCTATGCCGGCGCGTTGATCATCGAGGTGCTCAACAATGGCGACGGCTCGGTCGACTATTATCTGCGCGCTGCGCTGCGCGACCTGATCTGGTCGCTTCCCTACGCCACGATCGCCGCCGCGTTGTGGATCGTGATCGCCTATTTCTTCCACCAGTCGATCATCGACGCGGTGACCGGCGGCGAAGCCGTGACGCGGCAGCAGCAGCCGCGGCTGTACAATCTGCTGGAGAACCTGTGCATCTCGCGCGGCATCCCGATGCCGAAGCTGAAGATCGTGGACAGCGATGCGCTCAACGCCTTCGCGACCGGGCTGAACCAGCGCCAATATGCCGTCACCGTCACCACCGGGCTGTTGAACACGCTGAGCGACGGGGAGATCGAGGCCGTGCTCGGCCACGAGCTCACCCATATCAGGAACGGCGACGTCCAGATGATGGTGGTCGCGGTGATCATCGCCGGCGTGGTCGGATTTTTCGGCGAACTGATCTTCCGCACCTTCTTCAACTTCAGCAATTACGGCTGGTATGGCGGCGGCTCGTCCTGGTCGTCCTCCGGCTCATCCTCCTCGTCGTCGTCCTCCGGCGGCAGCAGCGACCGCAAGAGCTCGGGCGGCGCGGCCATCCTCATCATCGTCATCGCGATCGCGCTGCTCATCGTGGCTTGGTTCCTGTCGCAGGTGGTCAAGCTCGCGCTGTCGCGCTCGCGCGAATTCCTGGCCGATGCCGGATCGGTCGAACTGACCAAGAATCCCGACGCCATGATCTCGGCCTTGCGCAAGATCGAGGGCCGCGGCGAGCTGCCGGGCGCAACTTCCGCGGTGATGGAGCTCTGCGTCGACAATCCGCGCGAGGGCTTTGCCGACCTGTTTGCCACCCATCCGTCGGTGGAGGCGCGGGTGCAGGCTCTGGTGAAATATGCCGGCGGCCATTACGAGGGCCCGCTCGCGCTGCCGATGCACCCGGAGGGGACACCGGACGACCGGGCGGAGCAGCCGGACACGGACGCAACGCCGCCGCTGCCGGGACCGTGGGGAAACCGGTCCGGTGGCGCCGGTCAGCCGCAAGGCAGCCCGCCGGGTGCTCCATCAGGTCCTTGGGGCGATCCGACGGGGCCGTGGGGCCGCCATTAG
- a CDS encoding VOC family protein, which produces MLRSLGYAGFGSTDLDDWRQFGTRLVGLQAVERSASLLAFRMDDRKQRIVIDREMGEASRFFGWEVADAAALDALGARLEAAGVTVTAEPQALADARRVRALIAFRDPAGNRLEAFHGAEIDDTPFAPGRAISGFRTGPLGLGHVVLTVENIGAVMPFYVETLGFALSDYIEKPFRAYFFHLNPRHHSLALIETGRNGMHHLMVEMFSLDDVGQAYDVALSEPDRIGVTLGRHTNDFMTSFYAKTPSAFMVECGWGGREIDPKSWQPVEMTDGPSLWGHERVWLPHRDREVAREMRMRAAERGLRAPVQVMEGNYRLMSGTCAWWDGVREN; this is translated from the coding sequence ATGCTGAGATCCCTGGGCTATGCCGGGTTCGGATCGACCGATCTCGACGACTGGCGTCAATTCGGGACCCGTCTGGTCGGCCTGCAGGCGGTCGAGCGCAGCGCCTCCCTGCTCGCCTTCCGCATGGACGACCGCAAGCAGCGCATCGTGATCGACCGCGAGATGGGCGAGGCGTCCCGCTTCTTCGGCTGGGAGGTCGCGGATGCCGCAGCCCTCGATGCGCTCGGCGCGCGGCTGGAAGCGGCCGGCGTGACGGTCACGGCCGAGCCGCAGGCGCTGGCCGATGCGCGGCGTGTCCGCGCGCTGATCGCGTTCCGCGATCCCGCCGGCAACCGGCTCGAAGCCTTTCACGGCGCCGAGATCGACGACACCCCGTTCGCGCCGGGCCGCGCGATCTCGGGATTTCGCACCGGCCCGCTTGGCCTCGGCCACGTGGTGCTGACGGTCGAAAACATCGGTGCGGTGATGCCGTTCTATGTCGAGACGCTGGGCTTTGCGCTGTCCGACTACATCGAAAAGCCGTTCCGCGCCTATTTCTTCCATCTCAATCCGCGCCACCACTCGCTGGCGCTGATCGAGACCGGCAGGAACGGCATGCATCATTTGATGGTCGAGATGTTCTCGCTCGACGATGTCGGCCAGGCCTATGACGTCGCGCTGAGCGAGCCCGACCGTATCGGCGTCACGCTCGGCCGCCACACCAACGATTTCATGACCTCGTTCTATGCCAAGACGCCGTCCGCCTTCATGGTCGAATGCGGCTGGGGCGGCCGCGAGATCGATCCGAAGAGCTGGCAGCCGGTCGAGATGACGGACGGACCGAGCCTGTGGGGCCACGAGCGCGTCTGGCTGCCGCACCGCGATCGCGAGGTCGCGCGCGAGATGCGGATGCGCGCCGCCGAACGCGGGCTGCGCGCGCCGGTCCAGGTGATGGAAGGCAATTACCGGCTGATGTCCGGCACCTGCGCCTGGTGGGACGGGGTGCGGGAGAATTAA